A DNA window from Brassica napus cultivar Da-Ae chromosome A4, Da-Ae, whole genome shotgun sequence contains the following coding sequences:
- the LOC125608233 gene encoding uncharacterized protein LOC125608233 — protein sequence MSHGWRSILRGRDLLANNLGWVVGNGQSIHVWQDPWLSVNKQERPIGPPCEHYVELKVSDLMLPETCEWDLHKLQLCLPDYKDSIQCIKPSQTGAPDKIVWLGTKTGEYTTKSGYYNAVNGEDNGHAGPVGDDFNWKKNVWNLECAPKIKMFSWKLLKGALPVGARLHERHVPVDPACKRCGEVESITHLFFHCRFARKVWQLAPFATEVDCSGMIDLAEEWLPICVKKCLPPSGISSGSLAPWILWSLWKERNKFVFEGHSASPEDTLSKALVIAREWCTTKERNTLSKSIRITIPVQLPPLTVTIRSDAAWAPGGTTAGLGCFVISPSESHSFSKGVSHVTSALMAEGLAMLEAVKLGAKEELRKICFESDSSQLISAINSGTCCPELYGVVADILAFSTIFEFVTFAWIARERNIQADRLAKAALNVSVPQVVDGVVIAPN from the coding sequence ATGTCACACGGGTGGCGGAGTATTCTTCGAGGCCGGGATTTGCTTGCTAACAACCTAGGCTGGGTGGTGGGAAATGGTCAGTCAATACATGTATGGCAGGACCCTTGGCTGAGTGTCAACAAACAAGAGAGACCGATAGGCCCACCGTGTGAACATTACGTGGAGCTGAAGGTTTCAGACCTAATGCTGCCTGAAACTTGCGAATGGGACTTACACAAACTACAGCTCTGTCTCCCAGATTATAAAGACTCGATCCAATGCATCAAACCAAGTCAAACCGGGGCTCCGGATAAAATTGTATGGTTAGGAACAAAAACAGGGGAGTATACCACCAAGTCGGGTTACTACAATGCAGTGAACGGGGAAGACAACGGGCATGCTGGGCCAGTGGGAGATGATTTTAACTGGAAGAAAAATGTGTGGAACCTAGAGTGTGCTCCAAAAATCAAGATGTTCTCCTGGAAGTTGTTAAAGGGAGCTTTACCGGTGGGCGCACGGCTTCATGAACGGCACGTACCTGTAGATCCAGCATGCAAAAGATGCGGAGAGGTTGAATCTATTACTCATCTGTTTTTCCACTGTCGGTTTGCTCGAAAAGTTTGGCAGCTTGCCCCTTTCGCAACTGAAGTGGACTGCAGCGGAATGATAGATTTAGCAGAGGAATGGCTCCCCATTTGCGTGAAGAAATGTTTACCTCCGTCAGGGATTTCATCTGGATCGCTGGCCCCCTGGATCTTGTGGAGTCTCTGGAAGGAGAGGAATAAATTTGTGTTTGAAGGGCACTCAGCTTCACCCGAAGATACGCTGTCGAAGGCTTTAGTAATCGCAAGAGAATGGTGCACAACAAAAGAGCGAAACACCCTCTCAAAATCGATCAGAATCACTATTCCAGTGCAGCTCCCACCTCTTACAGTGACAATAAGATCTGATGCAGCGTGGGCTCCTGGGGGAACAACGGCGGGACTCGGGTGTTTTGTCATCTCTCCATCGGAATCCCACTCTTTTAGTAAAGGTGTGTCTCATGTAACATCAGCCTTAATGGCAGAAGGACTTGCAATGCTTGAAGCGGTCAAATTAGGCGCAAAGGAGGAACTCAGGAAGATATGCTTTGAATCTGACTCTTCTCAACTAATTAGCGCGATTAACTCCGGGACTTGCTGTCCAGAACTGTATGGAGTGGTAGCTGATATATTAGCTTTCTCAACCATATTCGAATTTGTAACTTTTGCTTGGATTGCTCGAGAGAGAAACATACAAGCTGATAGGTTAGCCAAGGCTGCCTTGAATGTATCTGTACCTCAGGTGGTTGATGGAGTAGTTATTGCTCCCAACTAA